A window of the Butyricimonas faecalis genome harbors these coding sequences:
- the aph(3')-IIIa gene encoding aminoglycoside O-phosphotransferase APH(3')-IIIa, producing MAKMRISPELKKLIEKYRCVKDTEGMSPAKVYKLVGENENLYLKMTDSRYKGTTYDVEREKDMMLWLEGKLPVPKVLHFERHDGWSNLLMSEADGVLCSEEYEDEQSPEKIIELYAECIRLFHSIDISDCPYTNSLDSRLAELDYLLNNDLADVDCENWEEDTPFKDPRELYDFLKTEKPEEELVFSHGDLGDSNIFVKDGKVSGFIDLGRSGRADKWYDIAFCVRSIREDIGEEQYVELFFDLLGIKPDWEKIKYYILLDELF from the coding sequence ATGGCTAAAATGAGAATATCACCGGAATTGAAAAAACTGATCGAAAAATACCGCTGCGTAAAAGATACGGAAGGAATGTCTCCTGCTAAGGTATATAAGCTGGTGGGAGAAAATGAAAACCTATATTTAAAAATGACGGACAGCCGGTATAAAGGGACCACCTATGATGTGGAACGGGAAAAGGACATGATGCTATGGCTGGAAGGAAAGCTGCCTGTTCCAAAGGTCCTGCACTTTGAACGGCATGATGGCTGGAGCAATCTGCTCATGAGTGAGGCCGATGGCGTCCTTTGCTCGGAAGAGTATGAAGATGAACAAAGCCCTGAAAAGATTATCGAGCTGTATGCGGAGTGCATCAGGCTCTTTCACTCCATCGACATATCGGATTGTCCCTATACGAATAGCTTAGACAGCCGCTTAGCCGAATTGGATTACTTACTGAATAACGATCTGGCCGATGTGGATTGCGAAAACTGGGAAGAAGACACTCCATTTAAAGATCCGCGCGAGCTGTATGATTTTTTAAAGACGGAAAAGCCCGAAGAGGAACTTGTCTTTTCCCACGGCGACCTGGGAGACAGCAACATCTTTGTGAAAGATGGCAAAGTAAGTGGCTTTATTGATCTTGGGAGAAGCGGCAGGGCGGACAAGTGGTATGACATTGCCTTCTGCGTCCGGTCGATCAGGGAGGATATCGGGGAAGAACAGTATGTCGAGCTATTTTTTGACTTACTGGGGATCAAGCCTGATTGGGAGAAAATAAAATATTATATTTTACTGGATGAATTGTTTTAG
- a CDS encoding pyroglutamyl-peptidase I family protein, whose product MRILFTGFDPFGGEKINPAGEAVKMMKNEIQGAEILKLEVPTVFGKAGEVLKKAVEQYRPDAVVCVGQAGGRAAITPEMITVNIMDARIPDNAGNKPCHELIIKEGREAYFSSLPVKDIEKNLNDNGIPSSVSYGADNE is encoded by the coding sequence ATGAGAATACTGTTCACAGGCTTTGACCCGTTCGGGGGAGAGAAAATCAATCCTGCGGGAGAAGCCGTAAAAATGATGAAAAACGAAATACAAGGCGCGGAAATTTTAAAGCTCGAAGTGCCGACGGTGTTTGGAAAGGCAGGAGAGGTTCTTAAAAAAGCGGTGGAGCAATACAGACCCGACGCGGTGGTGTGCGTAGGTCAAGCCGGAGGGAGAGCCGCCATTACTCCCGAGATGATAACCGTGAACATAATGGACGCGCGCATTCCCGACAACGCCGGAAACAAGCCGTGCCACGAGCTTATAATAAAAGAGGGAAGAGAAGCGTATTTTTCCTCACTTCCGGTGAAGGATATCGAGAAAAATCTAAATGATAACGGAATTCCGTCGTCGGTATCGTATGGAGCGGACAACGAGTAA
- a CDS encoding topoisomerase DNA-binding C4 zinc finger domain-containing protein produces the protein MPTKRSGPLVGKCPKCGNNIVLKKSFYGCSNYPECNFFMFEAGFSLMFVKANSGTDDKYYIAGHVFRIVSCLNQVLFACNNAYCINEKKAIKLLETFEHKPEKYTEKVS, from the coding sequence ATTCCCACTAAGCGCTCGGGACCCCTTGTAGGAAAATGTCCTAAGTGTGGCAACAATATTGTATTAAAAAAATCGTTTTATGGTTGTTCAAATTATCCTGAATGTAACTTTTTTATGTTTGAAGCAGGGTTCTCTTTAATGTTTGTAAAAGCAAATTCGGGAACAGACGATAAATATTATATTGCGGGTCATGTTTTTCGTATAGTTTCATGTTTAAATCAAGTGTTATTTGCATGTAATAATGCTTATTGTATCAACGAAAAGAAAGCTATAAAACTGCTTGAAACTTTTGAACATAAACCTGAAAAATATACCGAGAAGGTATCATAA
- a CDS encoding ANT(9) family aminoglycoside nucleotidyltransferase — MNINEFPQQVNQVISIAETILQGQILGIYLYGSATMNGLRPDSDIDILIITKQELSNSIRADLTKQLLKISGSVGCIEKRPLEVTIINQSDIVPLQFPPKCQYMYGEWLRGEMEAGEYPQACNDPDIMILLWQARKNSITLKGAESKELIPAIPFHEIKKAIRFSLPGLISSFKGDERNVLLTLSRMWFTLVTEEITTKDVAAKWVILKLPERFPPLLTTAKEAYLGNLSDEWETVEKEAMALVEYMKKQIEELLRTE, encoded by the coding sequence ATGAATATAAATGAATTTCCACAACAAGTAAATCAAGTTATTTCAATAGCAGAAACCATATTACAAGGTCAAATATTGGGGATATATTTATATGGTTCAGCAACAATGAATGGGCTGCGTCCAGATAGTGATATAGATATACTGATAATTACTAAACAAGAATTGAGTAATTCAATCAGAGCAGATCTAACAAAGCAATTATTGAAAATTTCTGGCTCCGTAGGCTGTATTGAAAAAAGACCTTTAGAGGTAACTATTATCAATCAATCTGATATTGTTCCGTTGCAATTTCCGCCAAAATGTCAGTATATGTATGGTGAATGGCTAAGGGGAGAGATGGAAGCAGGAGAATATCCGCAAGCCTGCAATGACCCAGATATAATGATTTTATTATGGCAAGCAAGAAAAAATAGCATAACTTTGAAGGGGGCGGAAAGCAAAGAGCTTATTCCCGCTATCCCATTTCACGAAATTAAAAAAGCAATTCGGTTTTCTTTACCTGGTTTGATTTCCAGCTTTAAGGGTGATGAAAGAAATGTGTTATTAACCTTATCACGAATGTGGTTTACTTTAGTAACAGAAGAAATCACGACAAAAGATGTTGCCGCAAAATGGGTAATTTTAAAATTGCCGGAGAGATTTCCCCCCCTGCTAACAACGGCAAAGGAAGCTTATTTGGGAAATTTGTCTGATGAATGGGAGACAGTAGAAAAGGAAGCGATGGCACTTGTAGAATATATGAAAAAACAAATTGAGGAATTACTTAGAACAGAGTAG
- a CDS encoding AAA family ATPase — MNQGRIIVITGSPGTGKTTTASIVAKESNMDKSVHMHTDDFFHYLSKGAIPPHLPESNEQNLVVIEAFLEAAKRYARGGYDVIVDGIVGPWFLEPWRALVREDYEVHYIVLRASKEETMKRAVERSKLDRKTNVELVETMWEQFCNLGIYESSVVDTTNYSIQETVSAVQEKIASRAALLS, encoded by the coding sequence ATGAATCAAGGAAGAATTATTGTGATTACAGGTTCGCCGGGAACAGGAAAGACAACAACTGCGTCGATTGTCGCAAAAGAATCGAACATGGATAAATCTGTGCATATGCACACAGACGACTTTTTTCATTATTTAAGCAAAGGAGCAATACCGCCGCATTTACCAGAGTCCAACGAACAAAATTTAGTTGTCATTGAAGCCTTTTTAGAAGCTGCAAAGCGCTATGCCCGCGGCGGATATGATGTAATTGTAGATGGAATTGTCGGGCCGTGGTTTTTAGAACCATGGAGAGCCCTTGTTCGAGAAGATTATGAAGTACACTATATTGTTTTAAGAGCCAGTAAAGAAGAAACTATGAAACGAGCTGTGGAACGTTCAAAATTAGACAGAAAAACAAATGTTGAATTAGTAGAAACAATGTGGGAGCAATTTTGTAATTTGGGGATATATGAATCGAGTGTTGTAGATACGACCAATTATTCCATTCAAGAAACTGTTTCCGCAGTACAAGAAAAAATCGCAAGTAGGGCAGCGTTGTTGTCTTAG
- a CDS encoding YjbH domain-containing protein, whose product MRRLLIGLLVVMGCIPILRAQEYSGVTGMIHVPTAEMATEGEARIGFFFLNQEFLPDTYQYEGEKFNTTNHFLAITPFPWIEIAYVCTILKGIDNDGHVGHNKKDRYFHLKVRPLKEGKWWPAIAIGTQDPGSKVNESYAEGKYPVNDYFQNYYIAASKHVMYRRNEFGFHLTYRYFTSDFNAKWRGIAAGITYRPSFARNLRATIEYTGDDINIGADCLLWKHLFLQATLQNGKHFTGGLCFKLNLLGKTHPD is encoded by the coding sequence ATGAGAAGATTATTGATTGGCCTCCTTGTCGTGATGGGCTGCATTCCGATATTGAGGGCGCAAGAGTATTCGGGCGTTACCGGCATGATCCACGTGCCCACGGCGGAAATGGCGACAGAGGGAGAAGCCCGTATCGGTTTCTTCTTCCTGAATCAGGAATTTCTTCCTGACACCTACCAGTATGAAGGAGAGAAATTCAACACGACCAACCATTTTCTGGCCATCACCCCCTTCCCTTGGATAGAAATAGCGTATGTCTGTACCATACTGAAGGGGATTGACAACGATGGCCATGTCGGACATAATAAGAAAGACCGGTACTTTCACCTGAAAGTGCGTCCGCTGAAAGAAGGCAAATGGTGGCCTGCAATTGCCATAGGCACCCAGGATCCCGGCAGCAAGGTGAACGAGTCCTATGCCGAAGGCAAATATCCGGTCAACGACTACTTCCAGAATTATTATATAGCCGCCAGCAAACACGTCATGTACAGGCGGAATGAATTTGGTTTTCATTTGACCTACCGCTATTTTACATCGGATTTCAATGCCAAATGGCGGGGCATAGCCGCCGGTATCACCTATCGCCCGTCCTTTGCCAGAAACCTTCGGGCAACGATAGAATATACCGGTGACGATATCAACATCGGCGCAGACTGTTTGTTGTGGAAACACCTCTTTTTGCAGGCAACCTTGCAGAATGGGAAACATTTCACAGGTGGCCTGTGTTTCAAGTTAAACCTGTTGGGCAAGACCCACCCTGATTGA
- a CDS encoding aminoglycoside phosphotransferase family protein, translating to MKSDYSKESITEFLSRKYGEDIRLFPIKEGQESQAYWFSRGGREYVVRINSNMEGFKKDKYAYEHFRSDRVPIPEVVETGNFDGTHYFCISVKADGITYEDSDEETVVRLLGDITDVTEAISRTDISGTSGCGVFDSDTGNAPFYSWREYLAEVFERDWTAVSRSYVNLSLIDELLAAYRELISYCPEERALFHGDFGSNNVIVGKKSRISGVIDWDCAAYGDFLYDIATAYFWRTWLMCMEKTAAYWERKYSHLPRYTERILCYELRIGLTEIYENAVENDTETTEWLQNRCREILREYRQRKA from the coding sequence ATGAAAAGCGATTATTCAAAAGAAAGCATCACAGAGTTTTTAAGCCGAAAGTACGGTGAGGATATAAGGCTTTTTCCGATAAAAGAAGGGCAGGAGTCACAGGCGTATTGGTTTTCGCGTGGCGGCAGAGAATATGTCGTGCGCATAAATTCAAATATGGAAGGCTTCAAAAAAGACAAATACGCCTATGAGCACTTCCGCTCGGATAGAGTTCCTATTCCAGAGGTTGTTGAAACAGGCAACTTTGACGGCACGCACTACTTCTGCATCAGCGTAAAAGCGGACGGGATTACATATGAGGACTCCGATGAAGAAACGGTTGTGCGACTGCTCGGCGATATTACGGATGTAACCGAAGCAATATCGCGAACCGATATATCAGGCACTTCCGGCTGCGGCGTGTTTGACAGCGATACGGGAAACGCTCCGTTTTACAGCTGGAGAGAATATCTTGCGGAGGTATTCGAGAGAGACTGGACGGCGGTAAGCAGGAGCTATGTTAACCTCTCACTCATCGACGAGCTTCTCGCGGCATATCGTGAGCTTATATCTTATTGCCCGGAAGAAAGAGCGCTGTTCCACGGGGATTTCGGCTCGAATAATGTTATCGTAGGCAAAAAATCGAGGATAAGTGGCGTTATAGACTGGGACTGCGCGGCTTACGGGGACTTTCTTTACGACATCGCGACCGCGTATTTTTGGCGGACATGGCTCATGTGCATGGAAAAAACTGCGGCGTATTGGGAGAGAAAATACTCTCACCTGCCGAGATATACCGAGCGAATTTTATGCTATGAGCTGCGGATAGGGCTGACGGAAATATACGAAAACGCTGTCGAAAACGATACTGAGACAACAGAGTGGCTTCAAAACAGGTGCCGCGAGATTTTGAGAGAATACAGACAAAGAAAGGCATGA
- a CDS encoding aspartate/glutamate racemase family protein: MISLLGKLIYPNLENGIVIPSDKEKMIALANKYIEKENVDALILACTELPLAIKPEDVNVPIVNTTQVHINAIYQYAIR, encoded by the coding sequence ATAATATCTCTATTAGGAAAACTGATATACCCCAATTTAGAGAATGGCATAGTAATTCCTAGTGATAAAGAGAAAATGATTGCACTGGCAAATAAATACATTGAAAAAGAAAATGTAGATGCACTCATTCTCGCCTGTACGGAGCTGCCACTTGCCATAAAGCCCGAAGATGTTAATGTGCCAATCGTGAATACAACCCAAGTACATATCAATGCAATTTACCAATATGCAATTCGATAA
- a CDS encoding aminoglycoside 6-adenylyltransferase AadE produces MRSEKEVYDIVLNFAKTDKRIRMVTLEGSRTNTNIPPDDFQDFDITFFVTDMDSFTSDDKWLDIFGERLILQKPEDMELFPAVEKGFSYLMLFTDDVKIDLTLLPLELIDEYFTWDKLVKLLLDKDNRIVKPPIPTDIDYHLQKPTQRMFDDCCNEFWNTTTYVVKGLCRKEILFAIDHMNDIVRKELLRMISWLIGIKQGFHFSLGKNYKFMKQYVPEELWERLMSTYNMDSYPHMWESFEQCMALFREVSSEVACQLDYQYPLYDEKISNYVIRQKKKYGIEDDNK; encoded by the coding sequence ATGAGATCAGAAAAGGAAGTTTATGATATTGTTTTGAATTTTGCAAAAACAGACAAACGCATTCGCATGGTTACTTTGGAAGGATCTAGAACAAATACAAATATTCCGCCTGATGATTTTCAGGATTTTGATATTACTTTTTTTGTTACGGATATGGACAGCTTCACAAGTGATGATAAATGGCTAGATATATTTGGTGAAAGGTTGATTCTGCAAAAGCCGGAAGATATGGAATTATTTCCAGCTGTAGAAAAGGGATTTTCATATTTAATGCTGTTTACTGATGATGTTAAGATAGATTTAACTTTGCTGCCGCTGGAACTGATAGACGAGTATTTTACATGGGATAAACTGGTAAAGTTACTGTTGGATAAAGACAACCGTATCGTAAAGCCGCCAATACCAACGGATATAGACTACCACTTGCAGAAGCCTACTCAAAGAATGTTTGACGATTGCTGTAATGAATTTTGGAATACTACAACATATGTAGTAAAGGGCTTATGCCGCAAAGAAATTCTTTTTGCTATTGACCATATGAATGATATAGTACGAAAAGAATTGCTTCGCATGATTTCCTGGCTGATTGGTATCAAACAGGGATTTCATTTCAGTTTGGGAAAAAACTATAAATTTATGAAGCAATATGTCCCAGAGGAATTGTGGGAACGACTTATGTCCACTTATAATATGGATTCCTATCCCCATATGTGGGAATCCTTTGAACAATGTATGGCATTGTTCCGGGAGGTTTCGTCAGAAGTGGCATGCCAGTTGGATTACCAGTATCCACTATATGATGAAAAAATCAGTAATTATGTGATTCGGCAAAAGAAAAAATATGGCATTGAAGATGATAACAAATAA
- a CDS encoding class I SAM-dependent methyltransferase, whose product MKLGSRLEAAVPKDKIGDVKVMNNEYDNEKFFEEYAKMSRSKEGLKAAGEWHQLKPLFPSLEGKSVLDLGCGYGWHCKFAEEQGATKILGIDLSKKMIEEAQKRNSGNQIEYRISGLEEYDYPENEWDCVISNLALHYIEDIVEIFQKVYRTLKPGGIFLFNIEHPVFTAGVGQDWIYTDDGKPQYWAIDNYFITGERNTHFLGCDVVKQHHTLTQIIMGLLNNGFELKVVEEADFLEEFDPRYNEEGVSELDEQFERLPDGHEAKRSYYLGFRQAQSEARPNIVISLLKLN is encoded by the coding sequence ATGAAGTTGGGGAGCCGCCTGGAGGCGGCGGTGCCGAAGGATAAAATAGGAGATGTTAAGGTTATGAATAATGAATACGATAATGAGAAGTTTTTTGAAGAATATGCAAAGATGTCCCGCAGTAAAGAGGGGTTAAAAGCTGCTGGTGAATGGCATCAATTAAAACCTTTGTTTCCTTCGTTAGAAGGAAAATCTGTTCTTGACTTGGGGTGCGGATATGGCTGGCACTGCAAGTTCGCAGAAGAACAAGGAGCTACAAAAATATTAGGGATCGATTTAAGTAAGAAAATGATTGAGGAAGCCCAAAAGCGCAATTCAGGAAATCAAATTGAATATCGTATTAGCGGATTAGAGGAATATGACTATCCAGAAAATGAATGGGATTGTGTTATATCTAATTTAGCTCTGCACTATATAGAGGACATAGTGGAAATATTTCAAAAAGTGTATAGGACATTAAAACCAGGTGGAATTTTTCTTTTTAATATCGAACACCCTGTTTTTACCGCAGGAGTTGGGCAGGATTGGATTTATACAGATGATGGGAAACCGCAATATTGGGCGATTGATAATTACTTTATAACAGGAGAACGAAATACACATTTTTTAGGATGTGATGTAGTAAAACAACATCACACACTTACACAGATTATAATGGGATTGCTGAACAATGGGTTTGAGCTTAAAGTTGTAGAGGAAGCAGACTTTTTAGAAGAATTTGATCCACGCTATAACGAAGAAGGTGTATCAGAACTTGATGAACAATTTGAGCGGTTGCCAGACGGACACGAAGCAAAACGCAGTTACTATTTAGGCTTCCGACAAGCACAAAGTGAAGCAAGACCAAACATTGTTATTAGTCTATTGAAGTTAAATTAG
- a CDS encoding beta-sandwich domain-containing protein yields MENLRNLSRWGMFAFLSVALCTSFVGCSDDDPDYSNVTPPTVSVSHSISGRVTGMDGNGLSATVSMNGESTQTGADGTFTFDDVDAGSYTLTASAPGKQSKETTVTVAESGSGANVVWNVSLPNEGTTIEVAANGDTEANVTSETIEGNDEGAVTVAVTVPETAELPAGSSIVVTPLYTLDEAEANTRATSRAAESVMLIGTSVACTDANATLSSPIELAYDVDAEVAQSITAQKYVNGQWVDAEYTVEGGQVIVFADQFTSYTLLFGADVTSSSTSTPLAFEQDLWDNLYGSGDMTVGSASFTYHIGTEITSSGTSRITAYLIEILARIAGAGVTTATGTYPINVTLPVGTALHVAGTQQVTTLTVSALNRSVSGRQYGDVAVVTTSYNRNHNGGTSDN; encoded by the coding sequence ATGGAAAATCTTAGAAATCTATCAAGATGGGGAATGTTCGCATTCCTTAGTGTGGCTTTGTGCACCAGTTTCGTAGGGTGCAGTGACGATGATCCGGATTACAGCAACGTGACGCCGCCCACGGTGTCCGTATCGCACAGTATCAGCGGGCGTGTCACCGGCATGGACGGCAACGGCCTTTCGGCTACCGTGAGCATGAACGGCGAATCGACACAGACCGGCGCAGATGGCACGTTCACTTTTGACGATGTGGATGCCGGAAGTTATACCCTGACGGCTTCCGCTCCGGGGAAACAGTCCAAGGAAACAACCGTCACCGTTGCAGAAAGCGGAAGCGGAGCCAATGTCGTATGGAACGTGTCATTGCCCAATGAAGGCACGACCATTGAAGTAGCCGCCAACGGCGATACGGAGGCCAACGTGACTTCAGAGACCATCGAAGGCAATGACGAGGGCGCGGTCACAGTGGCTGTCACCGTACCCGAGACGGCGGAATTGCCTGCGGGAAGTTCCATCGTGGTTACCCCGCTTTACACGCTGGATGAAGCCGAAGCCAATACCCGTGCCACTTCCCGTGCTGCCGAAAGCGTCATGCTGATTGGTACAAGCGTGGCTTGCACCGATGCGAACGCCACGCTTTCAAGTCCCATCGAATTGGCTTACGATGTGGATGCGGAAGTGGCGCAATCCATCACGGCACAGAAATACGTGAACGGGCAATGGGTGGATGCAGAATATACTGTAGAAGGCGGACAAGTAATCGTGTTTGCCGACCAGTTCACTTCCTATACGTTGCTCTTTGGAGCGGATGTGACTTCTTCCTCCACAAGCACGCCGTTGGCCTTTGAACAAGACCTGTGGGACAACCTGTATGGATCGGGTGACATGACCGTTGGTTCGGCCTCGTTCACTTATCACATCGGAACGGAAATCACTTCGTCCGGGACCAGTCGGATAACCGCTTACCTGATTGAGATTCTGGCCCGCATTGCCGGCGCAGGTGTCACTACGGCTACGGGAACTTACCCCATCAATGTGACCTTGCCCGTCGGTACGGCCTTGCACGTGGCAGGTACTCAACAAGTGACCACTTTGACCGTCTCCGCATTGAACCGTTCCGTCAGTGGAAGACAATACGGTGATGTGGCAGTCGTGACAACCTCTTACAACAGAAACCATAATGGAGGGACGAGTGACAATTGA
- a CDS encoding AAA family ATPase has protein sequence MNQGRIIVITGAPGTGKTTTASAVAKESDLEKSVHMHTDDFYHYLSKGAIPPHLPESNEQNLIVIEAFLEAAKRYARGGYDVIVDGIIGPWFLKPWQSLVREHYEVHYIILRASKEETLKRAVERSKLDRKTNIELVETMWEQFCNLGIYESNVVDTTNYSIQETVSAVQEKIASRAALLS, from the coding sequence ATGAATCAAGGTAGAATTATTGTAATCACAGGTGCGCCGGGGACAGGAAAAACTACAACGGCATCTGCTGTTGCAAAAGAATCAGATTTGGAAAAGTCTGTGCATATGCACACAGATGACTTTTATCATTATTTGAGTAAAGGGGCAATACCACCGCATTTGCCAGAATCAAATGAGCAAAATTTGATTGTCATTGAAGCGTTTTTAGAAGCTGCGAAGCGATATGCTCGTGGGGGATATGATGTAATTGTTGACGGTATTATCGGACCGTGGTTTTTAAAGCCGTGGCAAAGTCTTGTTCGGGAACATTATGAGGTGCATTATATTATTTTAAGGGCAAGTAAGGAAGAAACCTTAAAGCGGGCTGTTGAACGCTCAAAGTTAGACCGAAAGACAAATATCGAATTGGTAGAAACCATGTGGGAGCAATTTTGCAATCTGGGAATATATGAATCGAATGTTGTAGATACGACCAATTATTCCATTCAAGAAACTGTTTCCGCAGTACAAGAAAAAATCGCAAGTAGGGCAGCATTGTTGTCTTAG
- a CDS encoding methyltransferase domain-containing protein — protein MANIVNFTDKQFENRLNDNLEELVQGKKAVESPTAFLLGGQPGSGKTSLRSAILEETQGNVIVIDKEGLKAAGEWHQLKPLFPSLEGKSVLDLGCGYGWHCKFAEEQGATKILGIDLSKKMIEEAQKRNSGNQIEYRISGLEEYDYPENEWDCVISNLALHYIEDIVEIFQKVYRTLKPGGIFLFNIEHPVFTAGVGQDWIYTDDGKPQYWAIDNYFITGERNTHFLGCDVVKQHHTLTQIIMGLLNNGFELKVVEEAEPPKEMMDIPGMEDELRRPMMLLVKAIAKK, from the coding sequence ATGGCAAATATAGTCAATTTTACTGACAAACAATTTGAAAATCGCTTAAATGATAATTTAGAAGAATTGGTTCAAGGAAAAAAAGCGGTTGAATCGCCAACCGCTTTTTTACTTGGTGGGCAACCAGGGTCAGGGAAAACGAGTTTGCGATCAGCAATTCTTGAAGAAACACAAGGGAATGTTATTGTCATTGATAAAGAGGGGTTAAAAGCTGCTGGTGAATGGCATCAATTAAAACCTTTGTTTCCTTCGTTAGAAGGAAAATCTGTTCTTGACTTGGGGTGCGGATATGGCTGGCACTGCAAGTTCGCAGAAGAACAAGGAGCTACAAAAATATTAGGGATCGATTTAAGTAAGAAAATGATTGAGGAAGCCCAAAAGCGCAATTCAGGAAATCAAATTGAATATCGTATTAGCGGATTAGAGGAATATGACTATCCAGAAAATGAATGGGATTGTGTTATATCTAATTTAGCTCTGCACTATATAGAGGACATAGTGGAAATATTTCAAAAAGTGTATAGGACATTAAAACCAGGTGGAATTTTTCTTTTTAATATCGAACACCCTGTTTTTACCGCAGGAGTTGGGCAGGATTGGATTTATACAGATGATGGGAAACCGCAATATTGGGCGATTGATAATTACTTTATAACAGGAGAACGAAATACACATTTTTTAGGATGTGATGTAGTAAAACAACATCACACACTTACACAGATTATAATGGGATTGCTGAACAATGGGTTTGAGCTTAAAGTTGTAGAGGAAGCAGAACCGCCTAAAGAGATGATGGATATTCCGGGTATGGAAGATGAACTTCGCCGCCCGATGATGTTACTTGTAAAGGCGATAGCGAAAAAATAA
- the erm(B) gene encoding 23S rRNA (adenine(2058)-N(6))-methyltransferase Erm(B), with translation MNKNIKYSQNFNIKYSQNFLTSEKVLNQIIKQLNLKETDTVYEIGTGKGHLTTKLAKISKQVTSIELDSHLFNLSSEKLKLNTRVTLIHQDILQFQFPNKQRYKIVGSIPYHLSTQIIKKVVFESHASDIYLIVAEGFYKRTLDIHRTLGLLLHTQVSIQQLLKLPAECFHPKPKVNSVLIKLTRHTTDVPDKYWKLYTYFVSKWVNREYRQLFTKNQFHQAMKHAKVNNLSTVTYEQVLSIFNSYLLFNGRK, from the coding sequence ATGAACAAAAATATAAAATATTCTCAAAACTTTAATATAAAATATTCTCAAAACTTTTTAACGAGTGAAAAAGTACTCAACCAAATAATAAAACAATTGAATTTAAAAGAAACCGATACCGTTTACGAAATTGGAACAGGTAAAGGGCATTTAACGACGAAACTGGCTAAAATAAGTAAACAGGTAACGTCTATTGAATTAGACAGTCATCTATTCAACTTATCGTCAGAAAAATTAAAACTGAATACTCGTGTCACTTTAATTCACCAAGATATTCTACAGTTTCAATTCCCTAACAAACAGAGGTATAAAATTGTTGGGAGTATTCCTTACCATTTAAGCACACAAATTATTAAAAAAGTGGTTTTTGAAAGCCATGCGTCTGACATCTATCTGATTGTTGCAGAAGGATTCTACAAGCGTACCTTGGATATTCACCGAACACTAGGGTTGCTCTTGCACACTCAAGTCTCGATTCAGCAATTGCTTAAGCTGCCAGCGGAATGCTTTCATCCTAAACCAAAAGTAAACAGTGTCTTAATAAAACTTACCCGCCATACCACAGATGTTCCAGATAAATATTGGAAGCTATATACGTACTTTGTTTCAAAATGGGTCAATCGAGAATATCGTCAACTGTTTACTAAAAATCAGTTTCATCAAGCAATGAAACACGCCAAAGTAAACAATTTAAGTACCGTTACTTATGAGCAAGTATTGTCTATTTTTAATAGTTATCTATTATTTAACGGGAGGAAATAA